A portion of the Clostridium gelidum genome contains these proteins:
- a CDS encoding GNAT family N-acetyltransferase has protein sequence MYLETERLILRKFLEEDWKDLYEYLSKENVIKFEPYGIYSEDECKEEAVNRSQNEAFWAVCLKENNKLIGNIYFKQQEPKEFMTWEIGYVFNPLYYRKGYATESSKRILKYGFEQIGMRRIIAKCNPENSASWKLLERLSMRLEGHFKKPVYFKKTIDGKEIWHDCYQYAMLEEEWFDSTK, from the coding sequence ATTTAGAAACAGAGAGATTAATACTTAGAAAATTTTTAGAGGAGGATTGGAAAGATTTATATGAATATCTTTCTAAAGAAAATGTAATTAAATTTGAACCTTACGGCATTTATAGTGAGGATGAATGCAAGGAAGAAGCAGTCAATCGTTCTCAAAATGAGGCTTTCTGGGCAGTTTGCCTTAAAGAAAATAATAAATTAATTGGAAATATATATTTTAAGCAACAAGAACCTAAAGAATTTATGACATGGGAAATTGGGTATGTTTTTAATCCTTTATACTATAGAAAAGGATATGCTACGGAATCAAGCAAAAGAATTTTAAAGTATGGATTTGAGCAAATAGGTATGCGCCGCATTATCGCTAAGTGTAACCCTGAAAATAGTGCTTCGTGGAAATTATTAGAACGGCTTTCAATGCGATTAGAAGGACATTTTAAAAAGCCAGTTTATTTCAAAAAAACAATTGATGGTAAGGAAATATGGCATGATTGTTATCAATATGCCATGTTAGAGGAAGAATGGTTTGATTCTACTAAATAA